The following is a genomic window from Nitrospira sp..
AGGGTCGCTTGATCGAGTGCTTTAGCTAGGCCTTTGAAAATGGCTTCCATGATGTGGTGCGGGTTGCGGCCGTACATGAGATTCACGTGCAGGTTCAGTCCGCCGTGGGTGACAAAAGCCTGAAAGAAGTCTTCGAAGAGGCCCAAGTCGAAAGCCTTGATCTTCCGATCCGGCAGGGCCACGTTGTAGACAAGATAGGGTCGCCCGCTGAGGTCCACCGTGATCTGCGCGAGCGTTTCGTCGAGCGGCGCCGAAGCGAACCCAAATCGCTTGATCCCCGCCTTCTCGCCCAGCGCTTGATGAAACGCCTGGCCCATGACGATCCCGACATCTTCAACCGTGTGATGTTCGTCGATATCGATGTCGCCCTTGGCTTTGACGGTCAGGTCGAAGAACCCGTGCTTCGCCAATAGTTCCAGCATGTGATCGAAGAAGCGGATGCCCGTGTCGATCTTGCCTTGCCCGCTGCCGTCCAGCGCCCATTCGACGGCGATGTCCGTTTCCTTCGTCGCGCGATGAATGCTGGCGTGTCTGGGCGCCGCTCCTTGCGTCTTCATGAGAACCTGCTTTCAGCCGACTTGGCATGCGCATCGAACCCTTCGATGTGCGCGAGGCGCACGAGATGATCTTTCACCTTCCTCAACTCCTCTTTCGTGTAGTGCACGATATTGCTGGTCTTCACATAATCGTTGACGGACAACGCGGAGAAAAACCGCGCGGACCCGCCGGTCGGCAACACGTGATTCGGCCCAGCAATATAGTCCGCCACGGAAGGCGGCGTATGCCGTCCCAGGAACAACGCCCCCGCATGACGTATTTTCTCCAGATAGTCGAACGGATTGTCCACCGACAGCGTCAAATGCTCGGCGGCAATCTCGTTCGCCAGCGCGATGGCTTCCTCCATCGTCGCAACGACAAACGCCACCGCATGGCTCGCCACCGACTTCGACGCAATCTTCTCCCGCTGCAGCCCCTTCAACTGCCGATCGATGTGCTTCGAGACATCTTTGGCCAGTCGCTCGGACGTGGTGACGAGAAACACTTGCGCCGCTTCATCGTGCTCGGCTTCGCAGAGCAGATCCGCAGCGATATGATCGGGCTGCGCATCGCCGTCAGCGACGACTAGCAACTCGCTTGGCCCGGCAATCATATCGATGCCGACCGTCCCATACAGCAACCGCTTGGCCGTCGCCACATAGATATTGCCCGGCCCGACAATCTTGTCCACTTTTGCAATCGTCTTGGTGCCATACGCGAGAGCCCCAACCGCTTGCACGCCACCAACTCGGTAAATCTCGTTCACGCCGGCAATATCAGCAGCCACGAGCAAGTAGGGATTGATCGTGCCCTTCTGCGGAGGCGTCACCATCACGATGCGCTCGACCCCGGCAACTTTGGCCGGAATGGCGCACATCAGGACAGACGACGGATAAACAGCTTTCCCGCCCGGCACATAAACCCCCACAGCATCGACCGGCGTAATCACCTGCCCCAGCGTGGCAGTCTCGTCCTGGTACATCCAGGTCTTCGTGCGCTGGCGTTCGTGGAATGCGGTGATCCGCTGGGCGGCGAACCGCAAGGCATCGCCTTCGTCTTTCCGAATATGATGATAGGCCTCTTTGATTTCTTCCGAAGACACTCTGAGCGCATCGGCCTTGAGCGCGACGCGGTCGAACTGTTTCGTATAGCGCAAGACGGCACGGTCGCCGCCCCGTTGCACCGCCTGGAGAATTGTCCGAACGGTTTTTTCCACCGCGTTGCTCTGGACGGCCCCTCGCGAAGCGACCTTCTTCACCGTCGCGGCAAACGCCCGATCAGCCTGCGTAAGAATTTTCATGCGCGATCCTTCGCTGAGGTGGAGGCTCGTTTCGATCCTGACTTGCCGCGTGGCATCGAGGGCGTTTTCTGAGATGCCGCCACGGCCTTCCGCAGCCGGCGAATCATATCCATCAACGGCGCATGTTTGAGCTTGAGGCTTGCCCGGTTCGCGATGAAACGCGCGGTCGACTGGGCAATCACATCCACTTCGACCAGATCGTGCGCCTTGAGCGTACTGCCAGTCTCAACAAGGTCGACGATCCGGTCTGCAAGTCCAACCACCGGCGCCAATTCGATCGAACCGTAGAGCTTGATGATTTCAACTGGGACCCCGCGCTGATTGAAAAAGCGCTCGGTGATCCTGGGATATTTCGTCGCGACGCGAACCTTGGATGAAAATCGATCGCAGGCCACCTCGGCTCGCAGCGCGGCGACCGAGATTCTACACGCTCCAAACAGCAAATCCAACGGCTCATAGACGTCGCTGTCCTGCTCCATCAACACGTCTTTTCCGACGATGCCGGCGTCGGCGCCCCCATATTCCACGTACGTCGGAACATCGCTGGGCCGCACAATCAAGAAGGTGGTGTCGATCTCGGGACAGGGGAAGATCAACCGCCGGCTCTCCCCCGAAAGTCCGGCGCCTTCATAGCCGGCCCGGCGGAACAGCTCCAGCGTCGGTTCAATCAACTTCCCCTTGGAGAGCGCAATCGTCAGCATAAATCCCTCTAAATAGCCCCCTCTAATGGACTCCTGTCGGAGAACTTGCCTTGCGGCGTTCGATGTTCGCCCCGACCGCCCGAAGCTTCTCCTCAATCCGTTCGTAGCCTCGATCCAGGTGATACACGCGCTGCACTTCCGTCGTTCCCTCGGCAGCCAAACCGGCCAAAATAAGCCCGGCGCTAGCCCGAAGGTCCGACGCCATGACCGGCGCCCCCGTCAGAGCGGAACGCCCCGTCACAATCAACCGATTCCCTTCGACGCGAATATCCGCGCCCATCCGCCGCAGCTCTTCCACATGCATGAAGCGGCTTTCAAACACCGTCTCCGTCACCACGCTCGTGCCTTCCGTCAGCGCCATCAACGCAACCATCTGAGCCTGCATATCCGTCGGAAACCCTGGGAACGGCAAGGTCCTGACGTCCGTTCCCTTCAACCGGCCATTCCGCTTGATCCGCACCGTCTGGGCCTCGACCTGAACATCCGCGCCCGCTTCCCGCAACTTCATCAAAACTGCTTCCAAATGAATTGGGCGGCAATGCGTAATCGTGACATCGCCATCCGTGATCGCCCCGGCGACGAGATGCGTGCCGGCCTCAATGCGATCCGGGATCACTTCATGATCCGCCCCATGTAGTTCCCGCACCCCTTCAATCGTCAACA
Proteins encoded in this region:
- a CDS encoding Imidazoleglycerol-phosphate dehydratase (MaGe:77309084); translated protein: MKTQGAAPRHASIHRATKETDIAVEWALDGSGQGKIDTGIRFFDHMLELLAKHGFFDLTVKAKGDIDIDEHHTVEDVGIVMGQAFHQALGEKAGIKRFGFASAPLDETLAQITVDLSGRPYLVYNVALPDRKIKAFDLGLFEDFFQAFVTHGGLNLHVNLMYGRNPHHIMEAIFKGLAKALDQATLPEERLAGKVLSTKGML
- a CDS encoding Histidinol dehydrogenase (MaGe:77309085) — its product is MKILTQADRAFAATVKKVASRGAVQSNAVEKTVRTILQAVQRGGDRAVLRYTKQFDRVALKADALRVSSEEIKEAYHHIRKDEGDALRFAAQRITAFHERQRTKTWMYQDETATLGQVITPVDAVGVYVPGGKAVYPSSVLMCAIPAKVAGVERIVMVTPPQKGTINPYLLVAADIAGVNEIYRVGGVQAVGALAYGTKTIAKVDKIVGPGNIYVATAKRLLYGTVGIDMIAGPSELLVVADGDAQPDHIAADLLCEAEHDEAAQVFLVTTSERLAKDVSKHIDRQLKGLQREKIASKSVASHAVAFVVATMEEAIALANEIAAEHLTLSVDNPFDYLEKIRHAGALFLGRHTPPSVADYIAGPNHVLPTGGSARFFSALSVNDYVKTSNIVHYTKEELRKVKDHLVRLAHIEGFDAHAKSAESRFS
- a CDS encoding ATP phosphoribosyltransferase (MaGe:77309086), with the protein product MLTIALSKGKLIEPTLELFRRAGYEGAGLSGESRRLIFPCPEIDTTFLIVRPSDVPTYVEYGGADAGIVGKDVLMEQDSDVYEPLDLLFGACRISVAALRAEVACDRFSSKVRVATKYPRITERFFNQRGVPVEIIKLYGSIELAPVVGLADRIVDLVETGSTLKAHDLVEVDVIAQSTARFIANRASLKLKHAPLMDMIRRLRKAVAASQKTPSMPRGKSGSKRASTSAKDRA